The sequence CACCGAGTACGTCCTTGCCGGCATCACGCTCGCGCTCGCGTTCCTCGCGGCGATGCGCCTGTTGTCGATGGGACTCGCGCTGCTGCAGTACTTCGGGTTCACGCTCACCGAGCAGGCCCAGCGCCTGACGGTCGACCGTGGCCTGCTCGCGCGCGTGCGCAGCAGTGCCTCGCGGAGGCGCCTGCAGGCCTGGACGCTGCACGAAGGCCTGATGCACCGACTGCTCAAGCGCCGCAGCCTGCACGTGGACACGGCCGGCGGCGGGGACAGCCAATCGCAGCAGAAGCGTTCCTTGCGCGAACTCGCGCCGATCGCCACGCCCGAACAATGCGACGCGTTGATCGAACACCTGCTGCCGGGCGCCGGGTGGTCGACGCTGCCATGGCGCGGCACGCATCCGCGCAGCGCCTTGCGCGCTTTCCTGCCGAATACGGTCTTCCCGGTGCTGCTGTGCGCGGGATTGTGCTGGCGCTTCGGCTCGATCGGATTGCTCGCGTTGCTGCTGCTGCCGTGGTTCGCGTTCACCGCCTGGCACCATGCGAAGCATGCGCGTTACGCCGTCGACGAACGCCTCGTCGCGGTGCGCGGCGGATGGTGGTCGCGCCATTGGCGCTTCGCGGAAGTGGACAAGTTGCAGGCGGTCCGGCTGTCGCAGGGGCCGCTCGATCGTCGCTGGGGCATGGCCACGTTGTGGCTCGACACCGCAGGCGCGTCGGCGACGGCGCCGTCGCTGCGCATCAATCACTTGCCGGAAGCCGATGCGCGCGTGCTGCTCGATCGGCTCGCGCACACGCTCGCTTCGCGCAAGCTGCGCTGGTAGTCAGGCGCCCGTGCGCGCGAGTTCGAGGAACAACGCCTCGTAGCGCGCATGCATCAGTTCGCGGCCGTGTCGCTCGATCGCCGCGGCGCGCGCGGCGACGGACAGGCCGGTCGCGGTGTCGTCGTCGCGCAGCAGCGTTTCCAGCGCATCGGCGAGCGCGATGTCGTCGTGCTCCGGTACGAGCCGCCCTTCGACACCATCTTCGATCACTTCGCGCACGCCCGGCACGGCGCTGCCCACCAC comes from Lysobacter sp. KIS68-7 and encodes:
- a CDS encoding PH domain-containing protein, with protein sequence MTPSEAADRRLHPWSWVFVLLQQMKQYVVPLVAAFFFGGDRNELWPLIGVGVLALISVMQYFTYRYAVGRDGLTIRSGWLHRQRREIPYARIHNVSVEQSLLHRFFGVAELRLESASGRKPEATMRVLKLDDALALERLVRHRGAAETTSTDAQAPAADAPQVLLAMSPGEVMRLGLVSNRGMVVLAAAYGGSFQFSPGLTERIFQTWGSRVFGWAGEHHFGSTEYVLAGITLALAFLAAMRLLSMGLALLQYFGFTLTEQAQRLTVDRGLLARVRSSASRRRLQAWTLHEGLMHRLLKRRSLHVDTAGGGDSQSQQKRSLRELAPIATPEQCDALIEHLLPGAGWSTLPWRGTHPRSALRAFLPNTVFPVLLCAGLCWRFGSIGLLALLLLPWFAFTAWHHAKHARYAVDERLVAVRGGWWSRHWRFAEVDKLQAVRLSQGPLDRRWGMATLWLDTAGASATAPSLRINHLPEADARVLLDRLAHTLASRKLRW